From Caballeronia insecticola, a single genomic window includes:
- the hda gene encoding DnaA regulatory inactivator Hda: MQRQLTLDLGTPPPATFDNFFAAGNHELISRLRELEGALAAGPVADRTFYVWGEPGNGRSHLLQALTHEANGHARYLGPQSALNAFGFDPRVTLYAVDDCDRLSAAQQIALFNLFNEVRAHPTSALVATGNDAPLALTVREDLRTRLGWGLVFHLQPLSDDAKAAVLKHAARERGIVLAEDVPGYLLTHFRRDMPSLMALLDELDRFSLEQKRAVTRPLLRAMLQQSGRAAPLVPVGAPEQIRDEASAAASGVPGNPGYPPAPDNDPTRFK; this comes from the coding sequence GTGCAACGCCAACTGACGCTCGATCTCGGCACGCCGCCGCCCGCCACCTTCGATAATTTCTTCGCCGCCGGCAATCACGAACTGATCTCGCGGCTGCGGGAACTCGAAGGTGCGCTCGCGGCCGGCCCGGTCGCGGACCGCACGTTCTACGTGTGGGGCGAGCCGGGCAACGGGCGCAGCCATCTGCTGCAGGCGCTCACGCACGAGGCGAACGGCCACGCGCGCTATCTCGGCCCGCAGAGTGCGCTCAACGCATTCGGTTTCGATCCGCGCGTGACGCTCTACGCCGTCGACGATTGCGATCGCCTTTCGGCTGCGCAGCAGATCGCGCTGTTCAATCTCTTCAACGAAGTGCGCGCGCATCCGACCAGCGCGCTCGTCGCCACCGGCAACGACGCGCCGCTCGCGCTCACCGTGCGCGAAGATCTGCGCACGCGGCTCGGCTGGGGCCTCGTGTTCCATCTGCAGCCGCTGTCCGACGACGCCAAGGCGGCCGTGCTGAAACACGCGGCGCGCGAACGCGGCATCGTGCTGGCGGAGGACGTGCCCGGCTATCTGCTCACGCATTTCCGTCGCGACATGCCGAGTCTCATGGCGCTGCTCGACGAACTCGACCGCTTCTCGCTGGAGCAAAAACGCGCCGTGACGCGCCCGCTTTTGCGCGCGATGCTGCAACAAAGCGGTCGCGCGGCGCCGCTCGTGCCGGTCGGGGCGCCGGAGCAAATTCGGGATGAAGCGTCCGCTGCGGCGTCCGGCGTTCCCGGCAATCCTGGCTATCCGCCCGCGCCGGACAACGATCCGACCCGCTTCAAGTAA
- a CDS encoding histidinol-phosphatase, translated as MNLALFDLDHTLIPTDSDHEWGRFMVKLGIVDADSFARQNDAFYADYKAGVLDINAYLHAMLTPLAKYSREQLADWHAQFMREVINPRIVPAAVTLVREHQDNGDLCCLVTATNAFITAPIAEAFGIETLIACEVETVDDHPQGAFTGRPTGTPSYREGKIVRVEQWLASLGKRLGDFRHSYFYSDSHNDIPLLERVTDPVATNPDDTLRAHAQARGWRILNLFDTRD; from the coding sequence ATGAACCTCGCCCTCTTTGATCTCGATCACACGCTCATTCCCACCGACAGCGACCACGAATGGGGCCGCTTCATGGTGAAACTCGGCATCGTCGACGCGGATTCCTTCGCGCGTCAGAACGACGCCTTCTACGCCGATTACAAGGCGGGCGTGCTCGACATCAACGCGTATCTGCACGCCATGCTCACGCCGCTCGCGAAGTATTCGCGCGAGCAACTGGCCGACTGGCACGCGCAGTTCATGCGCGAGGTGATCAATCCGCGCATCGTGCCGGCGGCGGTCACGCTCGTGCGCGAGCATCAGGACAACGGCGACCTGTGCTGCCTCGTCACCGCGACCAACGCATTCATCACCGCGCCGATCGCGGAAGCATTCGGCATCGAAACGCTGATTGCGTGCGAGGTGGAAACGGTCGACGATCATCCGCAAGGCGCGTTCACCGGACGTCCGACCGGCACGCCGAGCTATCGCGAGGGCAAGATCGTGCGCGTCGAGCAATGGCTCGCGTCGCTCGGCAAGCGACTCGGCGACTTCAGACACAGCTATTTCTACAGCGACTCGCATAACGACATCCCGCTCCTCGAGCGCGTCACCGATCCTGTCGCCACCAATCCTGACGACACCCTGCGCGCGCATGCGCAAGCCCGAGGCTGGCGCATCCTGAATCTCTTCGACACACGTGATTAA
- the purM gene encoding phosphoribosylformylglycinamidine cyclo-ligase, protein MNQPKSAPDAQGLSYRDAGVDIDAGDALVDRIKPFAKKTLRDGVLGGIGGFGALFEVPKKYKEPVLVSGTDGVGTKLRLAFTLNRHDTVGQDLVAMSVNDILVQGAEPLFFLDYFACGKLDVDTAADVVKGIAQGCELAGCALIGGETAEMPGMYPDGEYDLAGFAVGAVEKSKIIDGSLIKPGDVVLGLASSGIHSNGYSLVRKIIERANPDLNADFDGRTLADALMAPTRIYVKSLLSAMQRVTVKGMAHITGGGLVENIPRVLREGLTAELDHRAWPLPPLFAWLQKHGGVADAEMHRVFNCGIGMAVIVSAEEAQAATSLLSAAGEQVWQIGVVRASKEGEAQTVVV, encoded by the coding sequence ATGAATCAACCGAAATCCGCTCCGGACGCCCAAGGTTTGTCATATCGCGACGCGGGCGTGGACATCGACGCGGGCGACGCGCTCGTCGACCGTATCAAGCCGTTTGCCAAAAAGACGTTGCGCGACGGCGTGCTGGGCGGCATCGGCGGATTCGGCGCGCTGTTCGAAGTGCCGAAGAAGTATAAGGAACCCGTGCTCGTGTCGGGCACGGACGGCGTCGGCACCAAGCTGCGCCTCGCGTTCACGCTGAACCGGCATGACACCGTCGGCCAGGATCTGGTCGCGATGAGCGTCAACGACATTCTCGTGCAAGGCGCCGAGCCGCTCTTTTTCCTCGATTATTTCGCGTGCGGCAAGCTCGATGTCGATACCGCGGCGGATGTCGTGAAGGGCATCGCGCAGGGTTGCGAACTCGCGGGCTGCGCGCTGATCGGCGGCGAGACGGCGGAAATGCCGGGCATGTATCCGGACGGCGAATACGATCTCGCGGGCTTCGCGGTCGGCGCGGTGGAAAAGAGCAAGATCATCGACGGCAGTCTGATCAAGCCGGGCGACGTGGTGCTGGGCCTGGCGTCGAGCGGCATTCATTCGAACGGTTATTCGCTGGTGCGCAAGATCATCGAGCGCGCCAATCCGGATTTGAACGCCGATTTCGACGGCCGCACGCTCGCCGACGCCTTGATGGCCCCCACGCGCATCTACGTCAAATCGCTGCTGTCCGCCATGCAGCGCGTGACGGTCAAGGGCATGGCGCACATCACGGGCGGCGGACTCGTCGAGAACATTCCGCGCGTGCTGCGCGAAGGGCTCACGGCGGAACTGGATCATCGCGCGTGGCCGCTGCCGCCGCTGTTCGCATGGCTGCAGAAGCACGGCGGCGTCGCGGATGCGGAAATGCATCGCGTGTTCAACTGCGGCATCGGAATGGCGGTGATCGTCTCAGCGGAAGAAGCGCAGGCGGCAACCAGCCTGCTGTCGGCAGCGGGCGAGCAGGTCTGGCAGATCGGCGTCGTGCGCGCGAGCAAGGAAGGCGAGGCGCAGACGGTCGTGGTCTGA